One part of the uncultured Celeribacter sp. genome encodes these proteins:
- a CDS encoding autotransporter outer membrane beta-barrel domain-containing protein → MGDASVENTGTLTVSGSGADLYGVSYWINPGQDDLTSLEFNNSGTITVENTTDGNSAGVFLQSAEPDVPLKFSNSGTIESTDYSLLVASGTEAAVNAENTGAMIGDVQTRSGDDSFLQTGAGSLTGEMHLGDGSDTAEFDGSDLSTITVLDGGDDVATADGFIDTLTLSNVTATLSGANVLNWETVELDASEVSFSNGALTTGEEDGYGLFLNSGTTLDVSGGFDLTGSLTNGALLTAMDDTAGDQIAVSGSYTGDGGTIELDAELGDDSSAADTLEVAGDVTGTSSIYVNVVGGTGAETDMGILLVDVSGTSAADAFSLANELEAGAFTYGLEYSNPDDSSDQNWYLRSTGTSGGGAAFESAPGVLLAFSELSTLEQRVGQRQWWGRDSEARGPLQPAEGAWIRMNASQSHTMADSTSGAELETTKWLLQAGWDAMLSENDNGRWVLGGFVQAGTISSDLTTETSSAKIDGTGFGLGITGTWYGNSGTYVDLQSLVSLTRADYSSAVAGELANDQDATALAFSAEVGHRMAVSEHTALVPQAQLSYARIWGGEFTDNQGTEVDLGTNDSLIGRLGLAYEYEYSEGWLFGDRAAAGPQHQREKVYAIANILHDFSDDSSVSVGSADLASSGQDTWGEIGLGGSMTWDENKVVYTEGSYRRAFDQGDDNWGASVEVGFRMSW, encoded by the coding sequence ATGGGGGATGCTTCTGTCGAGAACACAGGCACCTTGACTGTGTCCGGTAGTGGGGCCGACCTGTATGGTGTGAGCTATTGGATCAACCCTGGTCAGGATGATTTGACAAGTTTGGAGTTCAACAACTCCGGAACAATCACCGTTGAAAACACAACCGACGGGAATTCAGCTGGTGTCTTTTTGCAGAGTGCTGAGCCGGATGTGCCGCTGAAATTCAGCAACTCGGGAACGATTGAAAGCACGGACTATTCGCTTTTGGTTGCTTCGGGGACAGAGGCGGCGGTGAATGCTGAAAACACCGGCGCAATGATCGGGGATGTTCAGACGCGGTCGGGTGATGACAGCTTCCTTCAGACCGGGGCGGGAAGCCTGACTGGTGAGATGCATCTTGGGGATGGCAGTGACACCGCCGAATTCGATGGCAGCGATCTCAGCACCATCACGGTTCTGGACGGTGGCGATGACGTTGCGACGGCAGACGGCTTCATCGACACGCTGACGTTGTCGAATGTGACCGCAACGCTGAGCGGCGCCAATGTCCTCAACTGGGAAACGGTTGAACTTGATGCCTCCGAGGTTTCTTTTTCCAATGGTGCGCTGACCACGGGCGAAGAAGACGGTTACGGCCTTTTCCTGAACTCCGGGACCACTCTGGACGTCTCCGGTGGCTTCGATCTGACGGGCAGCCTGACCAATGGTGCGCTTCTGACCGCCATGGATGACACGGCTGGGGATCAGATTGCTGTGTCGGGCAGCTACACCGGTGACGGCGGCACGATTGAGCTGGATGCGGAGCTTGGCGACGACAGTTCGGCGGCTGATACGCTGGAGGTTGCAGGCGATGTGACCGGGACCTCCTCGATCTATGTGAATGTCGTGGGCGGAACTGGTGCCGAAACCGATATGGGGATCCTGCTGGTTGACGTGTCCGGCACCTCTGCGGCGGATGCTTTCTCGCTGGCCAATGAGCTGGAGGCGGGTGCCTTCACCTATGGGCTGGAATACAGCAACCCCGACGACAGCTCGGATCAGAACTGGTATCTGCGCTCCACCGGCACCAGCGGTGGCGGTGCGGCCTTTGAAAGCGCGCCGGGCGTGCTCCTGGCCTTCTCGGAACTCTCGACGCTTGAGCAGCGTGTCGGTCAGCGCCAGTGGTGGGGTCGCGACAGCGAGGCCCGTGGTCCGCTGCAGCCCGCTGAAGGCGCGTGGATCCGCATGAATGCCAGCCAGTCGCACACCATGGCGGACAGCACCTCGGGTGCCGAGCTTGAGACCACCAAATGGCTGTTGCAGGCCGGTTGGGATGCGATGCTGAGCGAAAACGACAACGGTCGCTGGGTTCTGGGCGGCTTTGTGCAGGCGGGGACGATCTCCTCGGATCTGACCACGGAGACCTCCAGCGCCAAGATCGACGGCACCGGCTTTGGTCTCGGGATCACCGGCACCTGGTATGGCAACTCGGGCACCTATGTCGACCTGCAGTCGCTGGTGTCGCTGACCCGCGCCGACTACAGCAGCGCGGTGGCGGGTGAGCTTGCCAATGATCAGGACGCGACCGCTCTGGCATTCTCTGCCGAAGTTGGACACCGCATGGCGGTGAGCGAACACACCGCCCTCGTGCCGCAAGCGCAGTTGAGCTACGCGCGGATCTGGGGTGGCGAGTTCACCGACAACCAGGGCACCGAGGTGGATCTGGGTACGAACGACAGCCTGATCGGGCGTCTGGGTCTGGCCTATGAGTATGAGTACAGCGAAGGCTGGCTCTTTGGCGACCGGGCGGCGGCTGGCCCGCAGCACCAGCGCGAGAAGGTCTATGCGATTGCCAACATTCTGCATGACTTCTCGGATGACAGCTCTGTGAGCGTCGGCAGTGCGGATCTTGCCTCTTCGGGTCAGGATACCTGGGGTGAGATTGGCCTCGGTGGCTCAATGACCTGGGACGAAAACAAGGTCGTCTACACAGAGGGCAGTTACCGCCGTGCCTTCGATCAGGGGGATGACAACTGGGGCGCCTCGGTTGAGGTTGGCTTCCGTATGTCCTGGTAA
- the purM gene encoding phosphoribosylformylglycinamidine cyclo-ligase — MAQGKNGLTYADAGVDIDAGNALVERIKPAAKKTVRPGAMAGLGGFGALFDLKAAGYEDPILVAATDGVGTKLRIAIDTDNVATVGIDLVAMCVNDLVCQGAEPLFFLDYFATGKLKLDNAAAVIEGIAQGCADSGCALIGGETAEMPGMYEDGDFDLAGFAVGAMERGTDLPAGVTEGDVLLGLASNGVHSNGYSLVRKTVDVSGFRWTDIAPFSDNTLGEELLKPTRLYVKQVLKAIRAGGVHALAHITGGGLTENLPRVLPTGMGADIDLTSWTLPPVFKWLTDTAGLSQHELLKTYNAGIGMVVVCAADQAEALTALLEGEGETVYRLGTVTTGNGVTYQGALS; from the coding sequence ATGGCACAAGGGAAGAACGGTCTGACATACGCTGATGCGGGCGTTGACATCGATGCAGGTAATGCGCTGGTGGAGCGTATCAAACCAGCCGCCAAGAAGACGGTTCGACCGGGTGCGATGGCCGGGCTGGGTGGTTTCGGCGCGCTGTTTGATCTCAAGGCCGCAGGTTATGAAGATCCCATTCTGGTGGCGGCGACCGATGGCGTCGGCACCAAGCTGCGGATTGCCATCGACACTGACAATGTCGCCACCGTCGGCATCGATCTGGTGGCCATGTGCGTCAACGATCTGGTGTGCCAGGGGGCTGAGCCTCTGTTTTTCCTCGACTATTTCGCGACCGGCAAGCTCAAGCTCGACAATGCGGCGGCGGTGATCGAAGGCATCGCCCAGGGCTGTGCAGACAGCGGTTGTGCGCTGATCGGTGGCGAAACCGCCGAGATGCCGGGCATGTATGAAGACGGCGACTTTGACCTTGCCGGTTTCGCCGTAGGGGCGATGGAGCGCGGCACGGATTTGCCCGCAGGGGTCACCGAGGGGGACGTGCTGCTGGGGCTGGCGTCCAACGGGGTGCATTCCAACGGCTATTCGCTGGTGCGCAAGACGGTTGATGTGTCGGGGTTCCGCTGGACCGATATCGCGCCGTTTTCCGACAACACGCTGGGGGAAGAGCTGCTCAAGCCGACGCGTCTCTATGTCAAACAGGTGCTCAAGGCGATCCGGGCTGGCGGCGTGCACGCGCTGGCGCATATCACCGGGGGCGGGCTAACCGAAAACCTGCCACGCGTTCTGCCGACCGGTATGGGGGCGGACATCGACCTGACCTCCTGGACCCTGCCGCCAGTGTTCAAATGGCTGACCGACACCGCCGGGCTGAGCCAGCATGAGCTGCTCAAAACCTACAATGCCGGTATCGGCATGGTGGTGGTCTGCGCCGCCGATCAGGCCGAGGCGCTTACCGCCTTGCTCGAAGGCGAGGGAGAGACCGTTTATCGGCTGGGCACCGTGACCACGGGCAATGGCGTCACCTATCAGGGGGCGCTGTCGTGA
- the purN gene encoding phosphoribosylglycinamide formyltransferase produces the protein MTQAAQKVAILLSGGGSNMVALAESMTGDHPARPCLVLSNVPGAGGLSKAADMGIPTVAMDHRDFKGDREAFEEKLIAEIDAYAPDIIALAGFMRILTPKFITHYAGRMLNIHPSLLPKYKGLHTHQRAIEAGDTEGGCSVHEVTAELDGGPILGQARVPILPGDTSDDLAARVLVQEHRLYPAVLRRFAEGDRTALTL, from the coding sequence GTGACACAGGCCGCGCAAAAGGTGGCCATCCTCCTGTCGGGGGGCGGTTCCAACATGGTGGCTTTGGCAGAATCGATGACCGGGGATCACCCGGCGCGCCCCTGTCTAGTGCTGTCGAATGTGCCGGGAGCCGGGGGGCTGTCAAAGGCCGCCGATATGGGCATCCCGACGGTTGCGATGGATCATCGCGACTTCAAAGGGGATCGCGAAGCCTTTGAGGAAAAGCTGATTGCCGAGATCGACGCCTATGCGCCCGACATTATCGCCCTGGCCGGGTTCATGCGCATTTTGACACCAAAGTTCATCACCCATTATGCTGGGCGGATGCTCAATATTCACCCCTCGCTTTTGCCCAAATACAAAGGGCTGCACACCCATCAACGCGCCATTGAGGCCGGAGACACCGAGGGCGGTTGTTCCGTTCACGAGGTCACGGCTGAGCTTGATGGCGGGCCCATCCTTGGACAGGCGCGGGTGCCGATCCTGCCCGGCGATACCTCGGACGATCTGGCGGCGCGGGTTCTTGTGCAGGAGCACCGGCTCTATCCGGCGGTGCTGCGGCGCTTTGCCGAAGGGGACCGGACAGCTTTGACGCTCTGA
- a CDS encoding DsrE family protein — MQTADFVATIFDGHSNPGKVTVAFTMALNALKMGHSAIVLLMVEGVELGKPGATADMDIGKPFGPVADLLAAYREAGGRIGICGACMIHNGFSAEEMDPDYEIITAPDVVTLMMEAKGTLPIT; from the coding sequence ATGCAAACCGCTGATTTCGTCGCTACGATTTTTGACGGACATTCCAACCCCGGAAAAGTCACCGTGGCCTTCACCATGGCGCTGAACGCACTCAAAATGGGGCACAGTGCCATCGTTCTTTTGATGGTCGAAGGTGTCGAACTGGGCAAACCGGGGGCGACCGCAGACATGGACATCGGCAAACCCTTTGGGCCGGTGGCAGATCTGTTGGCAGCATATCGCGAAGCGGGTGGCCGCATCGGGATCTGCGGGGCCTGCATGATCCACAACGGCTTTAGCGCCGAAGAGATGGACCCGGACTATGAAATCATCACCGCGCCGGATGTAGTCACACTGATGATGGAAGCCAAGGGGACTTTGCCGATCACTTGA
- the rnd gene encoding ribonuclease D, translating into MITITTTEGLAAFCTRAKDHPYVTVDTEFLRERTYYSKLCLVQLAVPGEAEEDAVLVDPLAKDIDLAPLYELFQDGSVVKVFHAARQDLEIFFIQGGVIPRPLFDTQVAAMVCGFGEQVGYETLVRKIAKESLDKTSRFTDWSRRPLTKAQENYAIADVTHLRRIYEYLRDEIKREGREKWVAEEMEVLLSPDTYVVEPETAWQRVKTRTNSGKFLAAVKELAAFREAYAQSRDVPRNRVYKDDALMELASTKPRTLQDLSRSRLLLREARKGEIADGILRAIEKAANYAPGDMPKPDTSKDKLQVNPALADMLRVLLKAKSDRFNVAAKMIASASDLDMIAAGQRDLPALKGWRSEVFGVDALRLCAGEVGLAVKGQHVDVIDL; encoded by the coding sequence ATGATCACCATCACGACGACCGAAGGCCTTGCAGCCTTCTGCACACGCGCCAAAGACCATCCCTATGTGACGGTCGACACCGAATTCCTTCGCGAACGGACCTATTATTCGAAACTGTGCCTTGTTCAGCTTGCCGTACCCGGCGAGGCTGAAGAGGATGCGGTTCTGGTGGATCCGCTGGCCAAGGACATCGATCTGGCACCGCTTTACGAGTTGTTTCAGGATGGCAGCGTGGTCAAGGTGTTCCATGCCGCCCGTCAGGATCTGGAAATCTTCTTCATTCAGGGCGGGGTGATCCCGAGGCCGCTGTTCGATACTCAGGTCGCGGCCATGGTTTGCGGCTTTGGTGAACAGGTCGGATATGAAACTCTGGTGCGCAAGATCGCCAAGGAAAGCCTTGATAAGACATCGCGTTTCACCGACTGGTCGCGGCGTCCTCTGACCAAGGCACAGGAAAACTATGCCATTGCCGATGTGACGCACCTGCGGCGGATCTATGAATATCTGCGCGATGAGATCAAACGCGAGGGCCGGGAAAAATGGGTGGCCGAGGAGATGGAAGTTCTTCTGTCGCCCGATACCTATGTGGTGGAACCCGAAACCGCGTGGCAACGTGTGAAAACGCGTACGAACTCCGGGAAATTTCTGGCTGCGGTCAAGGAGCTGGCGGCCTTTCGCGAAGCCTATGCGCAGTCACGCGATGTGCCGCGCAACCGGGTCTATAAGGACGATGCGCTGATGGAGCTGGCCTCTACGAAACCGCGCACCTTGCAGGATCTGTCACGGTCACGGTTGTTGCTGCGCGAAGCCCGCAAGGGTGAGATTGCGGACGGTATTTTGCGCGCCATTGAGAAGGCCGCGAATTACGCGCCAGGCGACATGCCAAAACCGGACACTTCGAAAGACAAACTGCAGGTGAACCCGGCGCTGGCCGATATGCTGCGTGTGCTTCTCAAGGCCAAGTCGGATCGCTTCAACGTCGCAGCCAAGATGATCGCTTCGGCCTCTGATCTGGATATGATTGCTGCTGGCCAGCGGGATTTGCCGGCGCTCAAGGGCTGGCGCTCTGAGGTGTTCGGTGTCGATGCGCTGCGTCTGTGTGCCGGGGAAGTCGGTCTAGCGGTCAAAGGGCAGCATGTCGATGTGATCGACCTGTAA
- a CDS encoding GNAT family N-acetyltransferase, producing the protein MPKTMSPIPALSLSIRPAERRDIPDLLIMIDALASQNHDRMRLDEWSLIDILFAPSPWVRILVAENHNEVVGYAALVGGLQLQFGARTMDLHHLYVKDGLRGLGVGRALIDAARATARNLGCVRLTVGTHTENTRAQAIYQASGFTRIQPRGPRYEMALN; encoded by the coding sequence ATGCCCAAAACAATGTCACCGATACCCGCGCTTTCCCTTTCGATTCGCCCGGCCGAACGCCGCGACATTCCGGATCTTCTGATCATGATCGACGCCCTGGCCAGCCAGAACCATGACCGCATGCGGCTGGACGAATGGTCGCTGATCGACATCCTCTTCGCGCCCTCCCCCTGGGTGCGCATTCTCGTGGCGGAAAACCATAATGAGGTTGTGGGCTACGCCGCCCTTGTTGGCGGGCTGCAATTGCAGTTCGGAGCGCGCACCATGGATCTGCACCATCTCTATGTCAAAGACGGGTTGCGGGGGCTTGGCGTCGGACGCGCCCTAATCGACGCAGCGCGCGCGACCGCGCGCAATCTCGGCTGCGTGCGTCTGACCGTGGGCACCCATACAGAGAACACCCGCGCCCAAGCGATCTACCAAGCCAGCGGTTTCACCCGCATTCAACCGCGCGGGCCGCGCTACGAGATGGCGCTCAACTGA
- a CDS encoding Fe(3+) ABC transporter substrate-binding protein — MCSSLKTVLKTTLPLSLIAAPVFADVNVYSYRQPELIAPLTEAFTAETGIQVNVAYLVKGMVERLKAEGDRSPADVILTVDIARLTEAVDAGVTQPLMTDTLQANIPAEYHDPDGQWWGMTTRARIVYASKERVAPGEVTTYEDLADPKWKGRICTRSGMHTYMIGLTSAYLAHHGPEETKIWLQGLKDNLARRPQGNDRAQVKAIWAGECDISLGNTYYMGEMLADEEQRVWAESVRLDFPVFDVEGGGTHVNISGVALTKAAKNIEEATKFIEFLSSHEAQEIYAEANSEYPIAPGTEPSDLVASWGSFTPDNLRLIDIANERAEALRLTEEVDYDG, encoded by the coding sequence ATGTGTTCAAGCCTCAAAACCGTCCTGAAAACCACCCTTCCCCTGAGCCTCATCGCAGCGCCGGTTTTTGCCGATGTGAATGTCTATTCCTATCGCCAACCCGAACTGATCGCCCCGCTGACCGAAGCGTTCACAGCGGAAACCGGCATTCAGGTCAATGTGGCCTATCTGGTCAAGGGCATGGTGGAACGGCTCAAGGCCGAGGGTGACCGTTCGCCCGCCGATGTGATTCTGACGGTCGATATCGCGCGGCTGACCGAAGCCGTTGATGCGGGCGTCACCCAACCACTGATGACGGACACGCTTCAGGCCAATATCCCGGCCGAATATCACGATCCGGACGGGCAATGGTGGGGCATGACCACCCGTGCCCGAATCGTCTACGCCTCGAAAGAGCGCGTCGCCCCGGGGGAAGTGACAACCTACGAAGATCTCGCCGACCCAAAATGGAAAGGCCGCATCTGCACCCGCTCTGGCATGCACACCTATATGATTGGTCTGACGTCGGCCTATCTCGCCCATCACGGCCCCGAAGAAACCAAGATCTGGCTGCAGGGGCTGAAAGACAATCTTGCCCGTCGCCCGCAGGGGAACGACCGCGCGCAGGTCAAGGCGATCTGGGCTGGCGAATGTGACATTTCTCTGGGCAATACCTATTACATGGGCGAAATGCTGGCCGATGAAGAACAGCGCGTCTGGGCTGAAAGCGTGCGGCTCGACTTCCCGGTCTTCGACGTTGAAGGCGGTGGCACCCATGTGAACATTTCGGGGGTCGCGTTGACAAAGGCGGCGAAAAACATCGAAGAAGCCACGAAATTCATTGAATTTTTGTCCTCTCACGAGGCGCAGGAAATCTATGCGGAGGCCAACTCGGAGTACCCCATTGCACCGGGCACCGAACCCTCGGATCTGGTCGCAAGCTGGGGCAGTTTCACCCCAGACAATCTGCGCTTGATTGATATCGCCAATGAACGCGCTGAGGCGCTGCGTCTGACCGAAGAGGTTGACTACGACGGCTAA
- the mazG gene encoding nucleoside triphosphate pyrophosphohydrolase: MTDTAPPRPNRDPVFEMPDGIDKLLEIMRRLRDPEGGCPWDIEQDFATISPYTIEEAYEVDDAIARGDMDDLRSELGDLLFQSVFQAQIAADKGLFDFHDVAKIISDKMISRHPHVFGDESNAKTPEQQTRDWEKEKAAEREKRGETRTLDGVAMGLPALMRAQKLQKRAARVGFDWPDTSQVLDKIREEAAELEEARDRLTQAEVFEEFGDLLFVVVNLGRHLGVDTEEALRACNAKFTRRFNAVEDGLVKMGKTPKDSTLAEMDALWDRAKAEEKRAKS; the protein is encoded by the coding sequence ATGACAGACACAGCCCCACCCCGCCCGAACCGCGATCCGGTTTTCGAGATGCCCGACGGCATCGACAAACTTCTGGAGATCATGCGCAGGTTGCGCGACCCGGAGGGCGGCTGCCCATGGGATATCGAGCAGGATTTCGCAACGATCTCGCCGTACACCATCGAAGAGGCCTATGAGGTCGATGACGCGATTGCGCGCGGAGACATGGACGATCTGCGTTCGGAACTGGGCGATCTGCTGTTTCAATCCGTGTTTCAGGCCCAGATTGCTGCCGACAAGGGGCTGTTCGATTTCCACGATGTGGCCAAGATCATCTCGGACAAAATGATTTCACGCCACCCGCATGTTTTTGGCGATGAAAGCAACGCCAAAACCCCGGAACAACAGACCCGCGACTGGGAAAAGGAAAAGGCGGCAGAGCGTGAAAAACGCGGTGAAACCCGCACTCTGGACGGGGTGGCCATGGGGCTGCCAGCGCTGATGCGGGCACAAAAGCTGCAAAAACGTGCCGCCCGCGTCGGGTTTGACTGGCCGGATACCTCGCAGGTGCTCGACAAAATCCGTGAAGAGGCCGCCGAACTGGAAGAAGCCCGCGACAGGCTGACACAAGCCGAGGTCTTCGAGGAATTCGGGGATCTGCTGTTCGTGGTGGTCAATCTTGGCCGCCATCTGGGGGTAGACACAGAAGAGGCCCTGCGCGCCTGCAATGCCAAATTCACCCGTCGCTTCAACGCGGTGGAAGACGGTCTTGTGAAGATGGGCAAGACGCCAAAAGACAGCACGCTGGCGGAAATGGATGCCCTCTGGGATCGAGCCAAAGCGGAGGAAAAGCGCGCCAAATCTTGA
- the cysS gene encoding cysteine--tRNA ligase, producing MTTIQKPAIQLTNSKTRKKEIFEPIDPNNVRMYVCGPTVYDRAHIGNARPVIVFDVLYRLLRHVYGPDHVTYVRNFTDVDDKINKKAQDTGRSIKEITDETTQWYLDDMRAVGAMDPTHMPRATDYIAQMIAMIEDLVAKGHAYPDGAGHVLFSVKSYEKYGALSGRSVDDMIAGARVEVADNKRDPMDFVLWKPSSDDLPGWDSPWGRGRPGWHIECSAMSYELLGETFDIHGGGNDLMFPHHENEIAQSCCAHGHAGDGQGFANVWLHNEMLQVEGKKMSKSLGNFFTVRDLLDQGVPGEVIRFVFLSTHYRKPMDWTAEKAEQAKATLRRWRNMVGELETGVDYGSADQAVVDALANDLNTAQALAELHRLEGETLNVYNKIVGFGAEYDGPEPGVLEAKFVASANLLGLLMPELGGWEETGVDLIAYADRLSALRQAAMESKDFSAVDALKSALLDAGVEVRMSKTGVELEPGPNFDAAKLEGLL from the coding sequence ATGACCACGATCCAGAAGCCTGCGATCCAGCTCACCAATTCGAAGACTCGCAAGAAAGAGATTTTCGAGCCGATCGATCCGAACAATGTGCGGATGTATGTCTGTGGTCCGACGGTCTATGACCGCGCCCATATCGGCAACGCGCGGCCTGTGATCGTGTTTGATGTGCTCTATCGTCTGCTACGCCATGTTTACGGGCCGGATCACGTCACTTATGTGCGCAACTTTACCGATGTTGATGATAAGATTAACAAAAAGGCGCAGGACACAGGCCGGTCGATCAAGGAGATCACCGACGAGACGACCCAGTGGTATCTGGATGACATGCGTGCGGTCGGCGCGATGGACCCGACTCATATGCCGCGCGCGACCGACTATATTGCGCAGATGATCGCCATGATCGAGGATCTCGTTGCCAAAGGGCACGCCTATCCCGATGGCGCAGGGCATGTGCTGTTCTCCGTGAAAAGCTATGAGAAATACGGCGCGCTGTCCGGTCGCTCCGTCGATGACATGATCGCGGGGGCGCGGGTTGAAGTGGCCGATAACAAACGTGATCCGATGGATTTCGTGCTCTGGAAACCGTCCTCCGACGATCTTCCCGGCTGGGACAGCCCTTGGGGGCGTGGGCGTCCGGGCTGGCACATCGAATGTTCCGCTATGTCCTATGAGTTGTTGGGCGAAACCTTCGACATTCACGGCGGCGGCAACGATTTGATGTTCCCGCACCATGAAAACGAGATCGCGCAGAGCTGCTGTGCCCATGGTCATGCCGGGGACGGCCAAGGTTTTGCCAATGTCTGGCTGCACAACGAGATGCTGCAGGTCGAGGGCAAGAAAATGTCCAAGTCTCTGGGCAATTTCTTCACCGTGCGGGATTTGCTCGATCAGGGTGTGCCGGGTGAGGTGATCCGGTTTGTGTTCTTGAGCACGCATTACCGCAAGCCGATGGACTGGACTGCGGAGAAGGCGGAGCAGGCGAAGGCGACGTTGCGCAGGTGGCGCAATATGGTCGGGGAGCTTGAAACTGGTGTTGACTATGGGAGCGCCGACCAAGCTGTCGTAGATGCCTTGGCAAATGATCTGAACACCGCTCAGGCCTTAGCTGAACTTCATCGCTTGGAAGGCGAGACTTTAAACGTTTACAATAAAATTGTTGGATTTGGTGCCGAATATGATGGCCCTGAGCCCGGTGTGTTAGAGGCGAAGTTTGTCGCCTCGGCCAACCTTCTAGGCTTGTTGATGCCAGAACTTGGTGGCTGGGAAGAAACGGGTGTGGACCTTATCGCCTACGCCGACCGTCTTTCCGCCCTCCGCCAAGCTGCAATGGAATCCAAAGACTTCTCCGCCGTCGACGCACTGAAATCCGCGCTTCTGGACGCGGGTGTTGAGGTGCGCATGTCGAAAACCGGCGTCGAGTTGGAGCCGGGTCCCAACTTCGACGCCGCTAAGCTTGAGGGGCTGCTCTGA
- the cimA gene encoding citramalate synthase, whose translation MTTANIKDRLYLYDTTLRDGQQTQGVQFSTEDKHQIAVALDRLGIDYIEGGWPGANPTDSEFFADAPKTHATFTAFGMTKRAGRSAENDEVLAGVLNAGTSAVCLVGKTHDFHVSTALGISLEENIDNIEKSIAHIVAQGREALFDAEHFFDGYKANPDYAVACCKAAYDAGARWIVLCDTNGGALPGEVYQITLKVIEAGIPGTHLGIHTHDDTGNAVANSLAAVNAGARQVQGTLNGLGERCGNANLVTLLPTFLLKEPYKSTLDTGVSAEALKSLVQTSRMLDDILNRVPLRSAPYVGASAFAHKAGLHASAILKDPSTYEHIPPETVGNARIVPMSNQAGQSNLRKRLADMGLDVADRADLGRILDRIKDREAEGYSYDTAQASFELEARREIGFMPAFFEVERYRATVERRKDARGRVVHLSEVTVVVNIDGERHLSVSEGIMADGNDGGPVNALSKALVKDLGPYSELIADMELVDFKVRITNGGTEARTRVIIDFEDGQGRRWSTVGVSSNIIDASFEALLDAVLWKLLRDGAPIAQGSGAQLQGAEAR comes from the coding sequence ATGACCACAGCCAACATCAAAGACCGCCTCTACCTCTACGACACAACCCTTCGAGACGGGCAACAGACGCAGGGCGTGCAGTTTTCCACCGAGGACAAGCATCAGATTGCCGTTGCGCTCGATCGCCTTGGGATCGACTATATTGAGGGCGGCTGGCCCGGTGCCAATCCGACCGACAGCGAGTTCTTCGCCGATGCGCCCAAGACACACGCCACTTTCACCGCCTTTGGCATGACCAAACGCGCCGGGCGCTCCGCCGAAAATGACGAGGTTCTGGCAGGGGTGCTGAACGCCGGGACATCTGCGGTCTGTCTCGTTGGCAAGACCCATGATTTTCATGTCTCAACCGCTCTTGGAATCTCTCTCGAAGAGAACATCGACAATATCGAAAAATCCATCGCGCATATTGTGGCACAGGGCCGCGAGGCGCTGTTTGATGCCGAACATTTCTTTGACGGCTATAAGGCCAATCCGGACTACGCCGTGGCCTGTTGCAAGGCTGCCTATGACGCCGGCGCGCGCTGGATCGTGCTGTGCGACACCAATGGCGGTGCGCTGCCCGGTGAGGTCTATCAGATCACCCTCAAGGTGATTGAGGCGGGCATTCCCGGAACGCATCTGGGCATTCACACCCATGACGACACCGGCAACGCTGTCGCCAATTCGCTGGCCGCCGTCAACGCCGGCGCGCGTCAGGTGCAGGGCACGCTCAACGGTTTGGGCGAACGTTGTGGCAATGCCAATCTGGTGACGCTCTTGCCGACATTTCTATTGAAGGAACCCTATAAATCGACACTCGACACAGGGGTGAGCGCGGAGGCGCTAAAAAGCCTTGTGCAGACCTCACGTATGCTCGACGACATTCTGAACCGCGTGCCTCTGCGCTCTGCGCCCTATGTCGGGGCGTCGGCTTTCGCGCATAAGGCGGGGCTGCATGCCTCGGCCATTCTCAAAGATCCCAGCACCTATGAACATATCCCGCCGGAAACCGTGGGCAATGCGCGGATCGTGCCGATGTCCAATCAGGCCGGGCAATCCAATCTCCGCAAACGTCTGGCGGATATGGGGCTGGATGTCGCAGACAGGGCGGATCTGGGCCGCATTCTGGATCGGATCAAGGACCGCGAGGCCGAGGGCTATTCCTATGACACGGCGCAGGCGTCTTTTGAGTTGGAAGCCCGGCGCGAAATCGGCTTTATGCCCGCGTTTTTCGAGGTCGAACGTTATCGCGCCACGGTCGAACGCCGCAAGGATGCGCGCGGTCGCGTGGTGCACCTCTCCGAGGTCACGGTGGTGGTCAATATCGACGGTGAACGGCACCTGTCTGTTTCCGAGGGTATCATGGCAGATGGTAATGACGGCGGCCCGGTTAACGCGCTCTCCAAGGCGCTGGTTAAGGATCTGGGGCCCTATTCCGAGCTGATTGCCGATATGGAGCTGGTCGACTTTAAGGTGCGTATCACCAATGGCGGCACAGAGGCGCGCACCCGTGTTATCATCGATTTTGAAGACGGGCAGGGGCGCCGCTGGTCGACGGTGGGCGTGTCCTCGAACATCATAGATGCGTCCTTTGAGGCGCTTCTGGATGCGGTGTTGTGGAAGCTGCTGCGTGACGGCGCCCCGATCGCGCAGGGTTCCGGGGCGCAACTACAGGGGGCAGAGGCGCGATGA